One Helianthus annuus cultivar XRQ/B chromosome 7, HanXRQr2.0-SUNRISE, whole genome shotgun sequence genomic region harbors:
- the LOC110869049 gene encoding casein kinase II subunit alpha-4, chloroplastic isoform X2, with amino-acid sequence MLVVLVRCFLVLQIKREIKILQNLCGGPNIVKLLDIVRDQQSKTPSLIFEYVNNTDFKVLYPTLSDFDIRYYIYELLKALDYCHSQGIMHRDVKPHNVMIDHEKRKLRLIDWGLAEFYHPGQEYNVRVASRYFKGPELLVDLQDYDYSLDLWSLGCMFAGMIFRKEPFFYGHDNYDQLVKIAKVLGTDELNTYLQRYHLELDPHLVALVGRHSRKPWTKFINSDNQHLAVPEAIDFLDKLLRYDHQERPTAKEAMAHPYFYPIRNAESSRTSA; translated from the exons ATGTTGGTCGTGCTTGTGAGATGTTTTTTGGTTCTACAG ATCAAGAGGGAGATCAAAATCCTTCAGAACCTTTGTGGCGGGCCGAATATTGTGAAATTACTAGATATAGTTAGAGATCAGCAATCGAAGACACCGAGTCTAATATTTGAATATGTGAACAACACCGATTTCAAAGTGCTATATCCAACACTTTCTGATTTTGATATCCGCTATTATATATATGAGCTTTTAAAG GCTTTGGATTATTGTCACTCTCAAGGAATCATGCATCGAGACGTGAAGCCCCATAACGTGATGATTGATCATGAAAAGCGCAAGCTTCGTCTTATAGATTGGGGACTCGCAGAGTTCTATCATCCCGGACAAGAATACAATGTTCGTGTAGCATCTAG ATATTTCAAAGGACCGGAACTCCTTGTGGACTTGCAAGATTATGATTACTCGTTAGACTTATGGAGCCTTGGTTGTATGTTTGCTGGAATG ATATTTCGTAAGGAACCATTTTTTTACGGACATGACAATTATGATCAGCTAGTCAAAATTGCCAAG GTGTTAGGGACCGATGAGCTAAATACTTATCTACAAAGGTATCACTTAGAGCTAGATCCGCATCTAGTTGCTCTTGTTGGAAG GCATAGCAGGAAACCTTGGACTAAGTTCATTAATTCCGATAATCAACATTTAGCTGTTCCCGAG GCGATTGACTTTCTTGACAAGCTGCTTCGGTATGATCATCAAGAAAGGCCCACTGCTAAAGAAGCAATG GCACATCCGTATTTTTACCCGATCAGAAATGCAGAAAGCAGCAGAACCTCAGCGTAG
- the LOC110867121 gene encoding uncharacterized protein LOC110867121: MTYALRLEFKSSYNEAEYEALLAGLRLVVKVGARNVVAHVDSLLLANQVNGDYEAREANMIEYLEQVKQIMASFESCKVEHVPRSKNKKADALSKLASMSFSYLAKEVRVEVLTAPSIATPHVMQVEAPSQTWMTPIINYLVHDVLPVDKAEARKIQINSLLYQMQEGGPKMIVTKVKNAGYYWPEMHESAVKELQQCDECQKHAPISLRAKNEMIPVTAAWPFQKWGVDIVGPFPRSSGSAQYLLVAVDYFTKWVEARPFTVISGYNVTRFFWEQIVCRFGLPLYIVNDNAKQFAENLFKRCLTYGTEAVIPAEIGLPNLRCRNWEENERELRSNLDLLEERRNIATIKEARYKKKIEKYYNARAKLYKFKVGDFVLRNNDASHVEAPGKLTPKWEGPYRVKEASEKGSYVLEKVDGTPVPRTWNGVHLKKCFM; encoded by the exons ATGACGTACGCGCTTCGTTTAGAGTTCAAGAGCTCCTATAACGAAGCTGAATACGAGGCCTTATTAGCAGGTCTACGTCTTGTAGTAAAAGTCGGAGCAAGAAACGTCGTAGCCCATGTAGACTCATTGCTCCTGGCAAATCAGGTGAACGGGGATTATGAAGCAAGGGAAGCCAACATGATCGAATATCTTGAGCAAGTAAAACAAATTATGGCATCGTTCGAGTCATGCAAAGTTGAACACGTCCCCCGAAgcaaaaacaaaaaggccgatgcaCTAAGCAAACTGGCGTCCATGTCATTCAGTTACTTGGCCAAAGAAGTAAGGGTAGAAGTGCTAACCGCACCCTCGATTGCTACCCCCCATGTTATGCAAGTAGAAGCTCCGTCCCAGACATGGATGACGCCTATAATCAACTATCTAGTGCACGATGTCTTACCAGTCGATAAAGCAGAAGCAAGAAAGATTCAAATCAACTCCCTCCTGTATCAGATGCAGGAAGGAG GACCCAAGATGATCGTGACGAAGGTAAAGAATGCAGGGTACTATTGGCCCGAGATGCACGAAAGTGCAGTTAAAGAACTCCAGCAGTGCGATGAGTGCCAAAAGCACGCACCAATAAGCCTTCGAGCTAAGAATGAAATGATCCCGGTAACCGCAGCATGGCCTTTCCAGAAGTGGGGCGTCGACATAGTCGGCCCTTTTCCACGATCAAGCGGAAGCGCTCAATATTTACTAGTCGCAGTagattatttcaccaaatgggtggaGGCTCGACCGTTCACAGTTATCTCCGGTTACAATGTAACGAGATTCTTCTGGGAACAAATCGTGTGCCGTTTCGGCCTGCCACTCTACATTGTTAACGACAACGCAAAACAATTTGCGGAGAACCTGTTCAAGCGCTG TCTCACCTACGGAACCGAGGCCGTAATTCCCGCGGAAATCGGGCTCCCAAATCTAAGATGCAGGAACTGGGAGGAAAATGAACGGGAGCTCCGATCCAATCTTGATCTGCTGGAAGAACGTCGGAACATCGCGACAATCAAAGAAGCCCGATACAAGAAAAAGATCGAGAAATACTACAATGCTCGCGCCAAGCTTTACAAGTTCAAAGTTGGAGACTTTGTACTCCGAAACAACGATGCAAGCCACGTCGAAGCCCCCGGGAAGTTAACCCCGAAATGGGAAGGACCGTACCGAGTCAAAGAAGCAAGCGAAAAAGGCTCGTACGTGTTGGAGAAAGTCGATGGAACCCCCGTACCCAGAACTTGGAACGGGGTACATCTAAAGAAGTGTTTTATGTGA
- the LOC110869049 gene encoding casein kinase II subunit alpha-2 isoform X1 encodes MAVRPSLQFIASTKLPFTPSQTLLFRRIATATPPHHHHKHKHNHKHPHQNQTNSHTPPPPIHSLRPTLSLNETLAQKIGKAIRRPGAPSKARVYADVNVVRPKEYSDYESLTVQWGEQDEYEVVRKVGRGKYSEVFEGFHCTDDEKCVIKILKPVKKKKIKREIKILQNLCGGPNIVKLLDIVRDQQSKTPSLIFEYVNNTDFKVLYPTLSDFDIRYYIYELLKALDYCHSQGIMHRDVKPHNVMIDHEKRKLRLIDWGLAEFYHPGQEYNVRVASRYFKGPELLVDLQDYDYSLDLWSLGCMFAGMIFRKEPFFYGHDNYDQLVKIAKVLGTDELNTYLQRYHLELDPHLVALVGRHSRKPWTKFINSDNQHLAVPEAIDFLDKLLRYDHQERPTAKEAMAHPYFYPIRNAESSRTSA; translated from the exons ATGGCCGTAAGGCCTTCACTGCAATTCATCGCCTCCACCAAACTCCCCTTCACCCCATCTCAAACCCTACTCTTCCGCCGTATCGCCACCGCaacaccaccacaccaccaccacaaacacaaacacaaccaCAAACATCCTCATCAAAACCAAACCAACTCTCACACACCTCCACCTCCAATCCACAGCCTCCGGCCCACTCTCTCTCTCAACGAAACCCTGGCGCAGAAGATCGGAAAAGCTATTCGCCGCCCCGGCGCCCCGTCGAAAGCTAGGGTTTATGCCGACGTTAACGTTGTTCGGCCGAAAGAATACTCGGATTACGAGTCGTTGACCGTACAATGGGG GGAGCAGGATGAGTATGAGGTGGTGAGGAAGGTTGGGAGAGGGAAGTATAGTGAGGTTTTTGAGGGGTTTCATTGTACGGATGATGAGAAGTGTGTTATTAAGATACTCAagcctgtgaagaagaagaag ATCAAGAGGGAGATCAAAATCCTTCAGAACCTTTGTGGCGGGCCGAATATTGTGAAATTACTAGATATAGTTAGAGATCAGCAATCGAAGACACCGAGTCTAATATTTGAATATGTGAACAACACCGATTTCAAAGTGCTATATCCAACACTTTCTGATTTTGATATCCGCTATTATATATATGAGCTTTTAAAG GCTTTGGATTATTGTCACTCTCAAGGAATCATGCATCGAGACGTGAAGCCCCATAACGTGATGATTGATCATGAAAAGCGCAAGCTTCGTCTTATAGATTGGGGACTCGCAGAGTTCTATCATCCCGGACAAGAATACAATGTTCGTGTAGCATCTAG ATATTTCAAAGGACCGGAACTCCTTGTGGACTTGCAAGATTATGATTACTCGTTAGACTTATGGAGCCTTGGTTGTATGTTTGCTGGAATG ATATTTCGTAAGGAACCATTTTTTTACGGACATGACAATTATGATCAGCTAGTCAAAATTGCCAAG GTGTTAGGGACCGATGAGCTAAATACTTATCTACAAAGGTATCACTTAGAGCTAGATCCGCATCTAGTTGCTCTTGTTGGAAG GCATAGCAGGAAACCTTGGACTAAGTTCATTAATTCCGATAATCAACATTTAGCTGTTCCCGAG GCGATTGACTTTCTTGACAAGCTGCTTCGGTATGATCATCAAGAAAGGCCCACTGCTAAAGAAGCAATG GCACATCCGTATTTTTACCCGATCAGAAATGCAGAAAGCAGCAGAACCTCAGCGTAG